The DNA sequence GGCATGATGGGATTTCCACATGGGATTTAGGAGTAGAAGCCAAACGATTAAAATGTCTAATAAGCATTTCCATACATAAAATGAAAATGTAGGGTGATAAGGGGTCACCCTGTCATATGCCACGATTAGGATAGAAATAACCATGTGGAGAgccattaattaaaatatttaacatctcatttgaagatgctTTAAAATGTTCATATCACTTAATGCTAAGGCCACATCAAAAGCCTACCAGGCGGAATCTTGTGGACTTGGTACCACATTCAATCGTTAACCCCGACCATACACGTGTAAGATCTTGGATACTAGGTCCCACATTGGACGtaattgatttccaatccaAATCTACCCTTGGTCAACGAAACCTTCTTCTCCTTTGTCTCAAACATAAAACCTCCGATTTGGTCCCACTTCTCTGTTTGGTCGGAGAACTGAGCTGAGCAGAGCAGAGCAGAGTGATCCGTTTTCAGACCGAACAGAAGTGCGACAATGAACGCAGAGTCGGTGACATTGTTGTTAGTAAATCTGGCAAGTATTATGCAGAGAGCCGATGAGTCATTGCTGCCAGGGGTGTACAAAGAAGTTGGGGCGACTCTCCACACCGACCCGACTGGGTTGGGGTCGCTTACTCTGTTTAGATCCATCGTTCAATCTTCCTGCTACCCACTCGCTGCTTACCTCGCCATGCGTCACAACCGAGCCCGTGTCATTGCTCTTGGCGCCTTTCTTTGGGCTGCTGCCACCTTCCTTGTTGGCTTCTCTTCCACTTTCCTTCAggtctccctctccctctctctcattgttttcattttttaaatttttatatacaagCGACGAACTAAAAGGGTgttctttttccttcaaataTGAATATATTGTGAGATGGAATAGTTACTTTTGTCATCTTTGGCGGTTCGTTATTAGACAGTATGTTTGTATGCATAGATCTAAGACAACCCATGTTTTGAATTGCTCTGTGTTTTGCTTTGAGTTGTTGCTTGAATTGGAAATGGGGAATGCTGTTGCATGTGTTGCCATATATTATTTTAGGGAAACTGTTGATTTCAATCTTCAGCTATGTTTCCACGTTGTGTAAGTGTGGAGAAAATCATCTAAGGCAGCTGATTTTCAGGTCTTGTTCAATGTAAGTCATACCGGAGCGTACTGTGTGATGGATATCCTGTTTTACAAATGAGGTTTCTTGATTTTGTTTTACAATTAGAACAGTTTTGAGGAAATCAAGGACATTGATGTAGTAATCACGTAGGATAAATAATATGATGTACAAGCAAACAGAAGTAGTACACTGAAGGTAAGTAAGTGAAAGCAATAATCTGAATGAACGCCAATGCCATTGAAGAAGAAAATCGTTTGATGAGCCTGTCATGGATTGTTTTCAAGTCCATCATCATTTTAATCATATGGTTCATTAGCAAGATCATTGCTAATGCTGTAAATTTCGAAGAAAAAGTAGATTGGTCTTACCAAGTTTGAAAATGTGCTTATTAACATTACCAAAAATGGTCAAGgatacaaaaagaaaactatACTTATTTCAGGAATAGACAGATGTTTAGAAATTAAGGTTATTGTATCTTAGCTTTGATATCAAAAAGTAAAGATTTAAGGCTAATTACTTAGATTGTTAAATATAGTAGATAAGGGTTTGATTATAAAATTGACTTTGTGTTGTTCTTGTgagagtttattttattttttatactgcCAATTCACCCGTTGTAGATGAACAGAGAATATAAACATAATGTTGAAGTTGTGATTTATTTggtttctcttctcttctcttctcttctctcgcTGTTTTAAGTCAGCAGATGTATTATGATAGTGTCTGAAAATCCAGCTGTGTCTTACCATTTATTTATCTTATAGCAAAATCCTACTTTTGCTTGCCCATGACTGCCAAATCTCATTCTGTATACTTTCTTCATAAGTATGAAGCTAATCTAGGGTGCTGCACCTATGGAGATGGGAGGTTTGGGGAAGAGATCAGTTCATGTTTCAACATGAAGCTCATAGCTCTTGATACGAGATAATGAATCTTAAACTAACCACAATTAAATAAGCTAAAAAACTGTCCAATAAGTTTGTAAGGTGTAATTCAGAACTGCAACGTTTTGAATCACTCAAAACTTTCAGCACGTGAAAGCTATTGTTTTGTTGGATTGCAAGATTATAATTGAACACTGAGTTGTCTGATTTGGTCAATTAGGTGGCTGTTTCAAGAGGTTTAAATGGAATTGGACTTGCCATTGTCACTCCTGCTATTCAGTCTCTTGTTGCCGACTCAACTGATGAGAGCAACCGTGGTACAGCATTTGGATGGTTACAACTAACAGGAAACATTGGCTCCATAATTGGCGGTCTTTGTTCTGTACTAATAGCGTCCACTTCATTCATGGGCATACCTGGTTGGAGAATTGCATTCCATTTGGTTGGTCTCATTAGTGTCATAGTCGGTATATTGGTTCTCCTTTTTGCCAATGATCCGCACTACATAGAGAGAAGCGGTAGAGCTAAAGATATAATTCCACATAAGCCTTTTTCATCACAAATGAAAGATCTGGTTAAAGAAGCAAAGTCAGTTATTAGAATCCCATCTTTTCAAATTCTCATTGCTCAGGGTGTCTTTGGATCATTCCCCTGGTCAGGTTTGTCATTTGCTCCTTTGTGGTTAGAACTTATTGGTTTCTCGCACAAAGAAACGGCAGTTCTTTGGACCATATTTATTAttggtggatcacttggaagtCTCTTTGGAGGAATCATGGGGGATACCCTTGCAAAACCCTTTCCCAATGCTGGGAGGATAGTTCTTTCACAGATAAGTGCCGGTTCGGCCATTCCTTTTGCTGCTATTTTGCTACTGGTGTTGCCTGATGACCCAACAACAGGATTCTCACACGGGCTGGTCTTGTTCATCATGGGATGGTTTACTTCCTGGAATGCTCCAGCAACTAACAAGTATGTATCCTTGACTCACTGTGTCCCTTTTTTCCTTGGCTTTAGAGTTACCATGAcagaattttcttttcttacatTTTCCCCATGCCGTGGTGGGGATGAGAATAGTAAAATTgcattgaagattgaatttgGTTTCTATTTCTAGGAGTTGCTAATCCTAGTGACCAGTTTATTCAGATGTGTTCTTGTTCACAAAACAATAAGATTATAAGAGGAGTCGATCCAACTTTCTTCGAGTCTTGCTCATTAGAAACTTCCATtggaatttgtttttttaattagtttggGGAGGTCCTTcatgtcaaattcaaatttgctAACTCTCTTGAGTTGGTGACAATTGTTCAGCATTTTAGAGTTCCATTCAAATCTTCTCGACTCATTTTGTTAgccttattagtttgtttacaTCAATATGTATTTTAACTAGTTTCATAGGTACACTCTTTGagttattgataa is a window from the Pyrus communis chromosome 16, drPyrComm1.1, whole genome shotgun sequence genome containing:
- the LOC137721566 gene encoding uncharacterized protein, translating into MNAESVTLLLVNLASIMQRADESLLPGVYKEVGATLHTDPTGLGSLTLFRSIVQSSCYPLAAYLAMRHNRARVIALGAFLWAAATFLVGFSSTFLQVAVSRGLNGIGLAIVTPAIQSLVADSTDESNRGTAFGWLQLTGNIGSIIGGLCSVLIASTSFMGIPGWRIAFHLVGLISVIVGILVLLFANDPHYIERSGRAKDIIPHKPFSSQMKDLVKEAKSVIRIPSFQILIAQGVFGSFPWSGLSFAPLWLELIGFSHKETAVLWTIFIIGGSLGSLFGGIMGDTLAKPFPNAGRIVLSQISAGSAIPFAAILLLVLPDDPTTGFSHGLVLFIMGWFTSWNAPATNNPIFAEIVPERSRTSIYALDQSFESILSSFAPPIVGLLAQHVYGFKPVPKGSSDSVEVETDRENAASLAKALYTAMGIPMTLCVFIYSFLYCTYPRDRDRARMQALAESEMQQLETNCSPSRGEYSEVHVSESKILNGNEKSKIDIEYGLEEVIDLDDNDEKSLLSDQNNVLKSERIGM